One region of Corvus cornix cornix isolate S_Up_H32 chromosome 14, ASM73873v5, whole genome shotgun sequence genomic DNA includes:
- the MMD2 gene encoding monocyte to macrophage differentiation factor 2: MFVSRLLDFQKTRYARFMNHRVPSNCRYQPTEYEHAANCATHAFWILPSILGSSILYILSDDQWETISAWIYGFGLSSLFIVSTIFHTISWKKRHLRTVEHCLHMFDRMVIYFFIAASYAPWLNLRELGPWASHMRWIIWIMASIGTVYVFFFHERYKLVELVCYVIMGFFPALVILSMPNRDGLPELVAGGFFYCLGMVFFKSDGRVPFAHAIWHLFVAIGAGIHYYAIWRYLYRPGALDTKTSR; the protein is encoded by the exons ATGTTCGTGTCCCGGCTCCTGGATTTCCAGAAGACGCGCTACGCCAG GTTCATGAATCACCGTGTCCCGTCCAACTGCAGGTACCAGCCCACGGAGTACGAGCACGCGGCCAACTGTGCCACCCACGCT TTCTGGATCCTGCCCAGCATCCTCGGCAGCTCCATCCTCTACATCCTCTCTGATGACCAGTGGGAAACCATCTCAGCCTGGATCTATGGCTTTGGCTTGTCCAGCCTCTTCATTGTCTCCACCATCTTCCACACCATCTCCTGGAAGAAGAGGCATCTCAG GACTGTGGAGCACTGCCTGCACATGTTTGACAGGATGGTGATCTACTTCTTCATCGCCGCGTCCTACGCTCCGTG GTTGAACCTGAGGGAGTTGGGTCCCTGGGCCTCCCACATGCGCTGGATCATCTGGATCATGGCGTCTATCGGGACCGTCTACGTTTTCTTCTTCCATGAGCG GTACAAGCTGGTGGAGCTGGTGTGCTACGTTATCATGGGCTTCTTCCCTGCCTTGGTCATCCTCTCCATG cccaacAGGGACGGTCTCCCGGAGCTGGTGGCCGGTGGGTTCTTCTACTGCCTGGGCATGGTGTTCTTCAAAAGCGACGGCCGTGTCCCCTTCGCCCACGCCATCTGGCACCTCTTCGTGGCCATCGGAGCTGGCATCCACTACTATGCCATCTGGAGGTACCTCTACCGGCCCGGAGCGCTGGACACCAAAACGTCCCGGTAG